One part of the Pecten maximus chromosome 1, xPecMax1.1, whole genome shotgun sequence genome encodes these proteins:
- the LOC117339329 gene encoding suppressor of tumorigenicity 14 protein-like isoform X2 has translation MKTRLCVVLTLLYICIVNADYGHSGCNSPSYLTSNYGRILSQSGYGSSSSKYGNNNDCTWRINAPTGKVIRLTSANFHLEADNQCSYDFLAVYDGSSSGAKLIGKFCGTQSVSVVSSGTHLFLEFITDDSVHFSGFQLNYRFIQSTSSCGGNDHMCPNHKCIPHSFLCDGDNDCGDHSDEASCSGSANCNAGEFACPDHSCIPSSWKCDGDNDCGDNSDERNCAVSTTSSSGVFTHVGDSGCGNKADNNGTSGSFSSKNYPNNYSPKMSCRWVINVPAGKVIQLTFNNNFNVESSNGCTYDKVTVYNGGSLQVIGEYCGSSAPAPVVVNSNHAVVVFTSDSSDQYTGFQINWSAVDAGASVTTSRPGAASTCTKDIHFTSQGVITTPGFGLHSNYPADSHCIWRLFAPAGNIIRLHFTSFGVEGGRSCPFDAVHAFDGSSSAGTELANVCGNHIPADILSKTNVMFVSFNSDADTQDIGFNATYTFEKVQVSPVSQLTDAACHASTAPILNSTSGVIISEGRADGHRYPDNLNCRWALNAPPGKVITLTFNDFDVEKDTDCDYDSLKIYDGSSAHAHLMGTYCGITYPSTITSTGNHMYIRFNTDDSEGGAGFNITYTVHDPIPTCSPTQFTCSDGKCISNTAVCDNHRDCTDGGDEQLCANSGTCGRPAITPSLGNNKIVGGKEAVPNSWPWQGSLTFGSFHEHLCGATLISPHFAVTAAHCFEDDRTPRHWQLVLGKHHLKQHDSHQVTVDIAKIMVHEHYDPDATSNDITLLKLATPVHLNDYVNVACLPSQPVRDNQECYTTGFGDVLGTCCADVLKQAALPIVNINTCNSSSYLDGQVLDTMICAGYSKGGHDSCQGDSGGPLVCNIGGKWQLEGIVSWGIGCGDPNQPGVYTRVFKYVQWVQQHIAANS, from the exons ATTATGGCCATTCTGGTTGTAATAGTCCGTCGTATCTGACCAGTAACTACGGGCGTATCCTCTCACAAAGTGGATACGGATCCTCCAGCTCGAAATATGGAAATAACAATGACTGCACGTGGAGGATCAATGCTCCAACTGGCAAGGTCATCCGGCTGACCTCAGCAAACTTCCACCTGGAGGCCGATAATCA ATGTAGCTATGACTTCCTCGCGGTGTATGACGGATCCTCGTCCGGGGCCAAGCTGATAGGCAAGTTCTGTGGTACCCAGTCAGTGAGCGTCGTTTCGTCTGGAACCCATCTCTTCCTCGAGTTTATCACAGACGACAGTGTCCATTTCTCTGGATTTCAGTTAAATTACAGATTTATCCAGTCCACTA GTTCTTGCGGAGGGAATGATCACATGTGCCCTAATCACAAGTGTATCCCTCACAGCTTCCTGTGTGACGGGGACAACGACTGCGGAGATCACAGTGATGAAGCTTCCTGTTCCGGTTCGG CTAATTGTAATGCCGGTGAATTCGCCTGCCCGGATCACTCTTGCATACCATCCTCCTGGAAATGTGACGGTGATAATGACTGTGGCGATAATTCCGACGAACGCAATTGCGCAGTCTCGACCACATCTTCTTCCGGTGTATTCACGCATGTTGGTGATTCCGGATGTGGAAACAAGGCAGATAATAACGGCACTTCCGGTAGTTTCAGCAGCAAGAATTATCCTAACAATTATTCACCTAAAATGTCGTGTCGATGGGTGATCAACGTCCCCGCCGGAAAG GTAATACAACTTACATTCAACAACAATTTCAATGTGGAGTCGTCCAATGGATGTACTTACGATAAGGTGACGGTCTATAATGGAGGGTCACTCCAGGTCATTG GAGAGTATTGTGGAAGTTCAGCGCCTGCTCCAGTCGTTGTTAATAGCAACCATGCTGTAGTTGTATTTACTTCGGATAGCAGCGACCAATACACgggatttcaaatcaactggTCAGCTGTTGATG CCGGTGCCTCCGTCACAACTTCACGCCCAGGAGCTGCCAGCACGTGCACGAAGGATATCCATTTTACTTCCCAGGGAGTAATCACCACCCCCGGATTTGGTCTCCATAGTAACTACCCAGCAGACAGCCACTGTATCTGGAGACTCTTCGCGCCAGCTGGAAATATCATCAGACTCCACTTTACCAGTTTTGGCGTCGAAGGAGGTCGCTCTTGTCCGTTCGATGCTGTCCATGCTTTTGATGGCTCTTCATCTGCTGGAACCGAGCTCGCCAATGTTTGTGGGAATCATATACCAGCAGATATCCTCTCCAAGACAAACGTCATGTTTGTTAGTTTCAACTCGGACGCAGATACGCAGGACATAGGATTTAACGCTACGTACACCTTTGAGAAGGTACAAG TGTCCCCTGTGTCACAGCTGACTGACGCAGCTTGTCATGCCTCGACTGCGCCTATACTCAACAGTACTTCTGGTGTGATTATCTCTGAGGGTCGCGCTGACGGCCATCGTTACCCAGACAATCTGAACTGTCGCTGGGCACTAAACGCCCCTCCTGGCAAAGTCATCACGCTCACCTTTAAT GACTTTGACGTCGAGAAGGACACTGACTGTGATTACGACTCTCTAAAAATATATGACGGTTCTTCAGCGCATGCGCACCTTATGGGAACTTATTGCGGAATAACATATCCCAGCACGATAACGTCTACCGGAAACCATATGTATATCCGGTTCAACACGGACGACAGTGAGGGAGGCGCTGGGTTTAACATCACGTACACAGTACACGATCCCATCC cTACATGTTCACCGACGCAGTTCACTTGCTCCGACGGCAAATGCATTAGCAACACTGCCGTGTGTGACAACCACAGGGATTGTACGGACGGGGGCGACGAACAACTGTGTG CTAACAGTGGAACATGTGGAAGGCCTGCTATTACTCCGTCGCTAGGAAACAACAAAATAGTCGGAGGTAAAGAGGCTGTTCCGAACAGTTGGCCATGGCAAGGATCTTTGACATTCGGATCATTTCACGAGCACCTTTGTGGAGCGACCTTAATCAGTCCCCATTTCGCCGTCACAGCGGCACACTGCTTTGAGGA TGACCGGACGCCTCGCCACTGGCAGCTGGTACTGGGGAAACACCATTTGAAGCAACACGATTCTCACCAGGTTACCGTCGACATCGCTAAGATCATGGTCCACGAGCACTACGACCCTGACGCCACCAGCAATGACATAACACTGCTAAAACTGGCCACACCTGTGCATCTTAACGATTACGTCAATGTAGCGTGCCTGCCGTCTCAGCCAGTCAGGGATAACCAGGAATGTTACACCACAGGATTCGGTGACGTTCTAG GTACGTGTTGTGCCGATGTCCTTAAACAAGCCGCCTTACCGATCGTCAATATTAACACGTGTAATAGCTCGAGCTATTTGGACGGACAAGTGTTGGACACGATGATATGTGCTGGCTATTCCAAAGGTGGCCATGACTCATGTCAG GGTGACAGTGGTGGTCCTTTGGTATGTAATATTGGCGGGAAATGGCAGCTGGAAGGAATTGTTTCCTGGGGCATAGGATGTGGAG ACCCTAACCAGCCCGGCGTTTACACTCGAGTATTTAAATACGTACAGTGGGTACAACAACACATAGCGGCTAATTCCTAG
- the LOC117339329 gene encoding suppressor of tumorigenicity 14 protein-like isoform X1: MKTRLCVVLTLLYICIVNADYGHSGCNSPSYLTSNYGRILSQSGYGSSSSKYGNNNDCTWRINAPTGKVIRLTSANFHLEADNQCSYDFLAVYDGSSSGAKLIGKFCGTQSVSVVSSGTHLFLEFITDDSVHFSGFQLNYRFIQSTSSCGGNDHMCPNHKCIPHSFLCDGDNDCGDHSDEASCSGSGAANCNAGEFACPDHSCIPSSWKCDGDNDCGDNSDERNCAVSTTSSSGVFTHVGDSGCGNKADNNGTSGSFSSKNYPNNYSPKMSCRWVINVPAGKVIQLTFNNNFNVESSNGCTYDKVTVYNGGSLQVIGEYCGSSAPAPVVVNSNHAVVVFTSDSSDQYTGFQINWSAVDAGASVTTSRPGAASTCTKDIHFTSQGVITTPGFGLHSNYPADSHCIWRLFAPAGNIIRLHFTSFGVEGGRSCPFDAVHAFDGSSSAGTELANVCGNHIPADILSKTNVMFVSFNSDADTQDIGFNATYTFEKVQVSPVSQLTDAACHASTAPILNSTSGVIISEGRADGHRYPDNLNCRWALNAPPGKVITLTFNDFDVEKDTDCDYDSLKIYDGSSAHAHLMGTYCGITYPSTITSTGNHMYIRFNTDDSEGGAGFNITYTVHDPIPTCSPTQFTCSDGKCISNTAVCDNHRDCTDGGDEQLCANSGTCGRPAITPSLGNNKIVGGKEAVPNSWPWQGSLTFGSFHEHLCGATLISPHFAVTAAHCFEDDRTPRHWQLVLGKHHLKQHDSHQVTVDIAKIMVHEHYDPDATSNDITLLKLATPVHLNDYVNVACLPSQPVRDNQECYTTGFGDVLGTCCADVLKQAALPIVNINTCNSSSYLDGQVLDTMICAGYSKGGHDSCQGDSGGPLVCNIGGKWQLEGIVSWGIGCGDPNQPGVYTRVFKYVQWVQQHIAANS; encoded by the exons ATTATGGCCATTCTGGTTGTAATAGTCCGTCGTATCTGACCAGTAACTACGGGCGTATCCTCTCACAAAGTGGATACGGATCCTCCAGCTCGAAATATGGAAATAACAATGACTGCACGTGGAGGATCAATGCTCCAACTGGCAAGGTCATCCGGCTGACCTCAGCAAACTTCCACCTGGAGGCCGATAATCA ATGTAGCTATGACTTCCTCGCGGTGTATGACGGATCCTCGTCCGGGGCCAAGCTGATAGGCAAGTTCTGTGGTACCCAGTCAGTGAGCGTCGTTTCGTCTGGAACCCATCTCTTCCTCGAGTTTATCACAGACGACAGTGTCCATTTCTCTGGATTTCAGTTAAATTACAGATTTATCCAGTCCACTA GTTCTTGCGGAGGGAATGATCACATGTGCCCTAATCACAAGTGTATCCCTCACAGCTTCCTGTGTGACGGGGACAACGACTGCGGAGATCACAGTGATGAAGCTTCCTGTTCCGGTTCGGGTGCTG CTAATTGTAATGCCGGTGAATTCGCCTGCCCGGATCACTCTTGCATACCATCCTCCTGGAAATGTGACGGTGATAATGACTGTGGCGATAATTCCGACGAACGCAATTGCGCAGTCTCGACCACATCTTCTTCCGGTGTATTCACGCATGTTGGTGATTCCGGATGTGGAAACAAGGCAGATAATAACGGCACTTCCGGTAGTTTCAGCAGCAAGAATTATCCTAACAATTATTCACCTAAAATGTCGTGTCGATGGGTGATCAACGTCCCCGCCGGAAAG GTAATACAACTTACATTCAACAACAATTTCAATGTGGAGTCGTCCAATGGATGTACTTACGATAAGGTGACGGTCTATAATGGAGGGTCACTCCAGGTCATTG GAGAGTATTGTGGAAGTTCAGCGCCTGCTCCAGTCGTTGTTAATAGCAACCATGCTGTAGTTGTATTTACTTCGGATAGCAGCGACCAATACACgggatttcaaatcaactggTCAGCTGTTGATG CCGGTGCCTCCGTCACAACTTCACGCCCAGGAGCTGCCAGCACGTGCACGAAGGATATCCATTTTACTTCCCAGGGAGTAATCACCACCCCCGGATTTGGTCTCCATAGTAACTACCCAGCAGACAGCCACTGTATCTGGAGACTCTTCGCGCCAGCTGGAAATATCATCAGACTCCACTTTACCAGTTTTGGCGTCGAAGGAGGTCGCTCTTGTCCGTTCGATGCTGTCCATGCTTTTGATGGCTCTTCATCTGCTGGAACCGAGCTCGCCAATGTTTGTGGGAATCATATACCAGCAGATATCCTCTCCAAGACAAACGTCATGTTTGTTAGTTTCAACTCGGACGCAGATACGCAGGACATAGGATTTAACGCTACGTACACCTTTGAGAAGGTACAAG TGTCCCCTGTGTCACAGCTGACTGACGCAGCTTGTCATGCCTCGACTGCGCCTATACTCAACAGTACTTCTGGTGTGATTATCTCTGAGGGTCGCGCTGACGGCCATCGTTACCCAGACAATCTGAACTGTCGCTGGGCACTAAACGCCCCTCCTGGCAAAGTCATCACGCTCACCTTTAAT GACTTTGACGTCGAGAAGGACACTGACTGTGATTACGACTCTCTAAAAATATATGACGGTTCTTCAGCGCATGCGCACCTTATGGGAACTTATTGCGGAATAACATATCCCAGCACGATAACGTCTACCGGAAACCATATGTATATCCGGTTCAACACGGACGACAGTGAGGGAGGCGCTGGGTTTAACATCACGTACACAGTACACGATCCCATCC cTACATGTTCACCGACGCAGTTCACTTGCTCCGACGGCAAATGCATTAGCAACACTGCCGTGTGTGACAACCACAGGGATTGTACGGACGGGGGCGACGAACAACTGTGTG CTAACAGTGGAACATGTGGAAGGCCTGCTATTACTCCGTCGCTAGGAAACAACAAAATAGTCGGAGGTAAAGAGGCTGTTCCGAACAGTTGGCCATGGCAAGGATCTTTGACATTCGGATCATTTCACGAGCACCTTTGTGGAGCGACCTTAATCAGTCCCCATTTCGCCGTCACAGCGGCACACTGCTTTGAGGA TGACCGGACGCCTCGCCACTGGCAGCTGGTACTGGGGAAACACCATTTGAAGCAACACGATTCTCACCAGGTTACCGTCGACATCGCTAAGATCATGGTCCACGAGCACTACGACCCTGACGCCACCAGCAATGACATAACACTGCTAAAACTGGCCACACCTGTGCATCTTAACGATTACGTCAATGTAGCGTGCCTGCCGTCTCAGCCAGTCAGGGATAACCAGGAATGTTACACCACAGGATTCGGTGACGTTCTAG GTACGTGTTGTGCCGATGTCCTTAAACAAGCCGCCTTACCGATCGTCAATATTAACACGTGTAATAGCTCGAGCTATTTGGACGGACAAGTGTTGGACACGATGATATGTGCTGGCTATTCCAAAGGTGGCCATGACTCATGTCAG GGTGACAGTGGTGGTCCTTTGGTATGTAATATTGGCGGGAAATGGCAGCTGGAAGGAATTGTTTCCTGGGGCATAGGATGTGGAG ACCCTAACCAGCCCGGCGTTTACACTCGAGTATTTAAATACGTACAGTGGGTACAACAACACATAGCGGCTAATTCCTAG